A section of the Rhizobium sp. SSA_523 genome encodes:
- a CDS encoding DUF6455 family protein: MTMNDATSHLAQRVGKQLVDWYSDLRTRHADEDALMQLDPDGRRQLAADCNVNFETLLAVVRAGAHGADEMVEMLKALHIDPADLEAHLPALFRDMQVTCATCEDKSRCRHELKDGTAPVHFADYCANAPALNVMRAEPPLLRD; encoded by the coding sequence ATGACCATGAACGATGCCACATCGCATCTTGCCCAGCGCGTCGGAAAACAGCTGGTGGACTGGTATTCCGACCTGCGCACGCGGCATGCGGATGAAGACGCGCTGATGCAGCTGGACCCGGACGGTCGCCGGCAGCTGGCCGCCGATTGCAACGTGAATTTCGAGACGCTTCTGGCTGTGGTGCGGGCAGGCGCGCATGGCGCGGACGAGATGGTGGAGATGCTGAAGGCGCTTCACATCGATCCGGCCGATCTCGAAGCCCATCTTCCGGCGCTGTTTCGCGACATGCAGGTCACCTGCGCCACCTGCGAGGACAAGAGCCGCTGTCGCCATGAGCTGAAGGACGGCACCGCACCGGTGCATTTTGCCGATTATTGCGCCAATGCCCCGGCACTCAACGTTATGCGTGCGGAGCCGCCGCTTCTGCGCGATTAG
- a CDS encoding VOC family protein: MLDHIGLSVADLAVSRAFYEAVMPTLGAACVMAVTAQETGGTYEGAGYGLNGKPSFWIGSGGRSRGSVHLAFVAQSRAAVDAFYAAAIAAGGRDNGPPGLRVHYHPHYYAAFVLDPDGHNIEAVCHHPSATP; the protein is encoded by the coding sequence ATGCTGGATCATATCGGTCTTTCGGTCGCGGATCTTGCCGTTTCCCGCGCCTTCTACGAGGCTGTGATGCCGACGCTCGGGGCAGCCTGCGTGATGGCGGTGACGGCGCAGGAGACCGGCGGCACCTATGAGGGCGCGGGCTACGGCCTGAATGGCAAACCGTCCTTCTGGATCGGCAGCGGCGGGCGCAGCCGCGGCAGCGTCCATCTTGCCTTCGTGGCGCAAAGCCGGGCCGCGGTGGACGCGTTCTACGCGGCGGCCATCGCCGCCGGGGGCCGCGACAACGGTCCGCCGGGACTTCGCGTGCACTATCACCCCCATTATTACGCCGCCTTCGTGCTCGATCCGGATGGCCACAATATCGAGGCCGTGTGCCACCACCCGTCTGCGACGCCGTGA
- a CDS encoding flavodoxin family protein → MSLKAVALNGTLKRSAGEPSSTDRMLGLIAKAMEKGGVKTEIIRLSDHNILPGVTSDEGPDDAWPAIRAKILSADILILGTPIWLGQPSSVAKRALERMDAFLSETDDEGRMVSYGRVAAVAVVGNEDGAHHVSAEIYQALNDVGFTIPANAVAYWVGEAMGSTDFTDVDPVPEKVTSTVDMLARNTVHLAGLLKASQYPGEE, encoded by the coding sequence ATGAGCCTCAAGGCTGTTGCCCTCAATGGCACCCTCAAGCGCAGCGCCGGCGAACCATCCTCGACCGATCGCATGCTTGGACTGATCGCGAAGGCCATGGAGAAAGGCGGCGTGAAGACGGAGATCATCCGTCTGTCCGATCACAATATTCTGCCCGGCGTGACCTCCGACGAGGGACCTGACGACGCCTGGCCTGCCATTCGCGCCAAGATCCTGTCGGCCGATATCCTGATCCTGGGAACGCCGATCTGGCTCGGTCAGCCCTCGAGTGTTGCCAAGCGGGCCCTCGAGCGCATGGACGCCTTTCTGTCGGAAACCGACGATGAGGGGCGCATGGTCTCCTATGGCCGCGTGGCGGCCGTGGCGGTGGTCGGCAATGAGGATGGCGCCCATCACGTGTCCGCAGAGATCTACCAGGCCCTGAACGATGTCGGCTTCACCATTCCGGCCAATGCGGTTGCCTATTGGGTCGGCGAAGCCATGGGCAGCACCGACTTCACGGATGTCGACCCGGTGCCGGAAAAGGTAACCTCGACAGTGGACATGCTGGCGCGCAATACGGTGCATCTGGCGGGTCTGCTGAAGGCCAGCCAATATCCGGGCGAGGAATGA
- a CDS encoding O-acetylhomoserine aminocarboxypropyltransferase has product MSTDTAGNPDQSGGSANPGNPGFSTLAIHAGAKPDPATGARATPIYQTTSFVFENADHAAALFGLQQFGNIYTRIMNPTQAVLEEKVAALEGGTAALAVASGHAAQMLVFHTIMQPGCNFIAAKRLYGGSINQFGHAFKNFGWEVRWADPADPESFSAQVDEKTRGIFIESLANPGGTFVDIAAIADVAQSHGLPLIVDNTMASPYLVRPLEHGADIVVHSLTKFLGGHGNSMGGIIVDGGTFDWSASDRYPMLSQPRPEYAGVVLHQTFGNFAFAIAARVLGLRDLGPAISPFNAFMILTGIETLSLRMQRHCDNAAAVAQWLKAHEKVSWVNYAGLADDPNHALQQRYSPSGAGAVFTFGLKGGYEAGKNFVEGLKLFSHLANIGDTRSLVIHPASTTHRQLTPEQQVAAGAGPDVVRLSVGIEDVQDIIADLQQSLARV; this is encoded by the coding sequence GTGAGCACAGACACTGCCGGCAATCCAGATCAATCAGGTGGCTCTGCAAATCCGGGCAATCCCGGCTTTTCCACGCTCGCAATCCATGCGGGTGCCAAGCCCGATCCCGCCACCGGTGCGCGGGCGACGCCGATCTACCAGACCACCTCCTTCGTCTTCGAAAATGCCGATCACGCGGCGGCGCTCTTCGGGCTGCAGCAGTTCGGCAATATCTATACCCGCATCATGAATCCCACGCAGGCGGTGCTGGAGGAAAAGGTGGCGGCTCTCGAGGGAGGAACGGCCGCGCTTGCAGTTGCCTCCGGTCACGCCGCGCAGATGCTGGTCTTCCACACGATCATGCAGCCGGGCTGCAATTTCATTGCCGCCAAGCGGCTGTATGGCGGGTCGATCAACCAGTTCGGACATGCCTTCAAGAATTTCGGCTGGGAGGTGCGCTGGGCCGATCCGGCCGATCCGGAGAGCTTCAGCGCCCAGGTGGACGAGAAGACGCGCGGCATCTTCATCGAGAGCCTTGCCAATCCCGGCGGCACCTTTGTCGATATCGCCGCGATTGCCGATGTCGCGCAGAGCCACGGCCTGCCGCTGATCGTCGACAACACGATGGCAAGCCCCTACCTGGTGCGGCCGCTGGAGCATGGCGCCGATATCGTCGTGCACTCGCTCACCAAATTTCTTGGAGGGCACGGCAATTCCATGGGCGGCATCATCGTCGATGGCGGCACCTTCGACTGGTCCGCCTCCGACCGGTATCCGATGCTGTCGCAACCGCGGCCGGAATATGCGGGGGTCGTCCTGCACCAGACCTTCGGCAATTTCGCCTTCGCGATTGCGGCCCGCGTGCTCGGTCTTCGCGATCTCGGGCCGGCCATCTCGCCCTTCAACGCCTTCATGATTCTGACCGGCATCGAGACCCTGTCCCTGCGCATGCAGCGCCATTGCGATAATGCCGCGGCCGTCGCGCAATGGCTGAAGGCGCATGAGAAAGTCTCCTGGGTGAACTATGCGGGGCTTGCCGATGATCCGAATCATGCGCTGCAGCAGCGCTATTCGCCCTCAGGTGCCGGCGCCGTCTTCACCTTCGGCCTGAAGGGCGGTTATGAGGCGGGCAAGAATTTCGTCGAGGGGCTGAAGCTCTTCTCGCATCTGGCCAATATCGGCGATACGCGCTCGCTCGTCATTCATCCCGCCTCCACCACCCACCGGCAATTGACGCCGGAGCAGCAGGTGGCCGCCGGTGCCGGACCGGATGTCGTGCGGCTCTCCGTCGGAATCGAGGATGTCCAGGACATCATCGCCGATCTGCAACAATCGCTGGCACGGGTATGA
- the argC gene encoding N-acetyl-gamma-glutamyl-phosphate reductase, translating into MSAKIFIDGEHGTTGLQIRTRMAGRRDVQLLSIPEAERRNAAMREDLLNSADIAILCLPDDASREAVSMLSGNNKVRIIDTSTAYRVAEDWAYGFAEMDKAQADKIRSARCVANPGCYPTGAISLIRPLRAAGLLPDGYPVSVNAVSGYTGGGKQMIAQMEDAGRADAISANNFLYGLTLKHKHVPEMKIHGLLDRAPLFSPSVGRFPQGMIVQVPLFLDDLKAGTTLESIHAALISHYAGQDIVRVTPLEESAALSRIDAEELAGQDTMKLFVFGSEGGAHVNLVALLDNLGKGASGAAVQNMDLMLSA; encoded by the coding sequence ATGAGCGCGAAAATCTTCATCGATGGCGAACACGGTACCACGGGGCTGCAGATCCGCACCCGCATGGCCGGCCGCCGCGATGTCCAGCTCCTGTCCATTCCGGAAGCGGAACGGCGCAATGCCGCCATGCGCGAGGATCTTCTCAACAGCGCCGATATCGCCATCCTGTGCCTGCCGGACGATGCCTCGCGGGAGGCGGTCTCCATGCTCTCCGGCAATAACAAGGTGCGGATCATCGATACTTCCACCGCCTATCGGGTGGCGGAGGACTGGGCCTATGGCTTTGCCGAAATGGACAAGGCGCAGGCAGACAAGATCCGCTCGGCCCGTTGCGTCGCCAATCCGGGCTGCTATCCGACGGGCGCAATCAGCCTGATCCGGCCGCTGCGCGCGGCGGGCCTCCTGCCGGACGGCTATCCGGTCTCGGTCAATGCGGTTTCCGGCTATACGGGCGGCGGCAAGCAGATGATTGCGCAGATGGAGGATGCCGGCCGCGCGGACGCAATCTCCGCCAATAATTTCCTCTATGGCCTGACGCTGAAGCACAAGCATGTGCCGGAGATGAAGATCCACGGCCTGCTCGATCGTGCGCCGCTCTTTTCGCCGTCGGTGGGGCGGTTCCCGCAGGGCATGATCGTGCAGGTGCCGCTTTTCCTCGACGATCTGAAGGCGGGAACGACGCTGGAGAGCATTCACGCCGCGCTGATCTCGCATTATGCCGGCCAGGACATCGTCCGCGTTACGCCTCTCGAGGAGAGCGCTGCGCTGTCGCGCATCGATGCCGAGGAACTGGCCGGTCAGGACACGATGAAGCTCTTCGTCTTTGGATCGGAGGGCGGCGCGCATGTGAACCTCGTCGCCCTGCTGGACAATCTGGGCAAGGGCGCTTCGGGCGCGGCCGTCCAGAACATGGACCTGATGCTCTCGGCCTGA
- the rplM gene encoding 50S ribosomal protein L13: MSTFVQKPAEVEKKWVLIDAEGLVVGRLATIIATRLRGKHKATYTPHVDDGDNVIVINADKVVFTGKKYSDKKYYWHTGYPGGIKERTARAILEGRFPERVVEKAVERMIPRGPLGRRQMKNLRVYAGSNHPHEAQQPVTLDVAKLSNKNTRSA; this comes from the coding sequence ATGTCTACCTTCGTACAGAAGCCCGCTGAGGTGGAGAAGAAGTGGGTGCTGATCGACGCGGAAGGTCTCGTCGTCGGCCGCCTCGCCACCATCATTGCAACCCGTCTGCGCGGCAAGCACAAGGCCACCTATACACCGCATGTTGACGATGGCGACAATGTCATCGTGATCAATGCCGACAAGGTCGTCTTCACGGGCAAGAAGTATTCGGACAAGAAGTACTACTGGCACACCGGTTACCCGGGCGGCATCAAGGAGCGTACTGCACGCGCCATTCTCGAAGGCCGCTTCCCGGAGCGCGTCGTTGAAAAGGCCGTTGAGCGCATGATCCCGCGCGGCCCGCTCGGCCGTCGCCAGATGAAGAACCTGCGCGTTTATGCCGGCTCCAATCATCCGCATGAAGCACAGCAGCCGGTGACGCTCGACGTCGCCAAGCTCAGCAACAAGAACACAAGGAGCGCCTGA
- a CDS encoding cupin domain-containing protein: protein MTHALAFDLSAIQPEEGAPAPDRLISGNPRFRTWSIEEAEGGIYAGVWEATPGAWRVSYDEWEYFHILAGHSILTEDGGEPLYLKTGDRLILRPGFKGIWEVVETTRKDYVIRL, encoded by the coding sequence ATGACCCATGCGCTTGCCTTCGATCTCTCCGCCATCCAGCCGGAGGAGGGGGCGCCGGCACCGGATCGGCTGATCTCTGGCAATCCGAGATTTCGCACCTGGAGCATCGAGGAAGCAGAGGGCGGGATCTATGCCGGCGTCTGGGAGGCGACACCCGGCGCCTGGCGCGTCTCCTATGACGAGTGGGAGTATTTCCACATCCTGGCCGGCCATTCGATCCTGACCGAGGATGGCGGCGAGCCGCTTTACCTTAAGACAGGCGACCGCCTCATCCTCAGACCGGGCTTCAAGGGAATCTGGGAAGTGGTTGAAACGACTCGCAAGGATTACGTAATCCGGCTGTAG
- a CDS encoding cytochrome P450, with protein MTQVPDCLQIDPASRMVSLDARDPAFYGDPNRVYAALHAHCPTFYWKEQKQWFFCGYDHVNALLRDRRFGRQVLHIASREELGMAEPQAHTAHFDLAERHSLLEIEPPEHTRLRTLVNRAFVSRHVEKMSGEIKMLANHLIDGFEKDGKTELLSSFADIIPVTMIARMIGIPDAMGPQLLRWSHDYVGMYMFKRSRADEDAADRSAKAFADYVKTVIAERRAAPRDDLLSHMIHTEHKGQFLTEDELVSTTVVLLNAGHEATVHQIGNSVRVILESGLDPQALFADPGRTERAVEESLRICAPVHIFQRYALEDVEVDGVRLKRGDKVSLILAAANLDPQKFSEPLTFKPSRDEGANLSFGAGIHFCIGAPLARLELNIVLPLLFRRLPGLRMAAQPKVKDVYHFHGLERLDLAW; from the coding sequence ATGACACAAGTGCCCGATTGCCTGCAGATCGACCCCGCCTCTCGCATGGTCTCGCTCGATGCCCGCGACCCCGCCTTCTACGGCGACCCGAACCGGGTTTACGCGGCGTTGCATGCGCACTGTCCGACCTTCTACTGGAAGGAGCAGAAACAATGGTTCTTCTGCGGTTATGACCATGTGAACGCGCTTCTGCGCGACCGCCGCTTCGGCCGGCAGGTCCTGCATATTGCGAGCCGCGAGGAGCTCGGCATGGCCGAGCCCCAGGCCCATACGGCCCATTTCGATCTCGCCGAGCGCCATTCGCTGCTGGAGATCGAGCCGCCGGAACACACGCGGCTGCGCACGCTGGTCAACCGCGCCTTCGTCTCGCGCCATGTGGAGAAGATGAGCGGCGAGATCAAGATGCTCGCCAACCACCTGATCGACGGGTTCGAGAAGGATGGGAAGACGGAGCTTCTGTCGAGCTTTGCCGATATCATTCCGGTCACCATGATCGCCCGGATGATCGGCATTCCCGACGCGATGGGGCCGCAGCTTCTGAGATGGAGCCATGACTATGTCGGCATGTACATGTTCAAGCGCTCGCGCGCCGACGAGGACGCCGCCGACCGCTCGGCCAAGGCATTCGCCGATTACGTAAAGACGGTGATTGCCGAGCGACGCGCTGCCCCGCGCGACGATTTGCTGAGCCACATGATCCATACCGAGCACAAGGGCCAGTTCCTCACGGAAGACGAGCTTGTCTCCACGACCGTCGTCCTGCTGAATGCCGGCCACGAGGCGACCGTGCACCAGATCGGCAATTCGGTCCGGGTGATCCTGGAGAGCGGGCTCGACCCGCAGGCGCTGTTTGCCGATCCGGGCAGGACCGAGCGAGCGGTGGAGGAAAGCCTGCGCATCTGCGCGCCGGTGCACATCTTCCAGCGCTATGCGCTCGAGGATGTGGAAGTGGACGGCGTGCGCCTGAAGCGCGGCGACAAAGTGAGCCTTATTCTGGCTGCGGCCAATCTCGACCCGCAGAAATTCTCCGAGCCGCTGACCTTCAAGCCCAGCCGCGACGAGGGCGCCAACCTCTCCTTCGGCGCCGGGATCCATTTCTGCATCGGCGCACCGCTGGCCAGGCTGGAGCTCAACATCGTGCTGCCGCTTCTGTTCCGCCGGCTGCCCGGCCTGCGGATGGCGGCGCAGCCGAAGGTCAAGGATGTCTACCACTTCCACGGCCTGGAGCGGCTTGATCTGGCGTGGTGA
- the rpsI gene encoding 30S ribosomal protein S9: MADLSSLKDLGTAAQASAPVHERKVDAQGRSYATGKRKNAVARVWVKAGSGKIIVNGKDYSAYFARPVLQMILQQPIVAAARSGQFDVVATVAGGGLSGQAGAVRHGISKAMTYFEPGLRSVLKKGGFLTRDSRVVERKKYGKAKARRSFQFSKR, encoded by the coding sequence ATGGCTGACCTTTCCTCTCTCAAGGACCTCGGCACGGCCGCCCAGGCTTCCGCTCCGGTTCATGAGCGCAAGGTTGACGCTCAGGGCCGCTCCTACGCAACCGGCAAGCGCAAGAACGCTGTCGCCCGCGTCTGGGTCAAGGCTGGTTCCGGCAAGATCATCGTCAACGGCAAGGACTATTCGGCGTATTTCGCCCGTCCGGTCCTGCAGATGATCCTGCAGCAGCCGATCGTCGCGGCTGCCCGTTCGGGTCAGTTCGACGTGGTTGCAACGGTTGCCGGCGGCGGCCTCTCCGGCCAGGCCGGTGCCGTCCGTCACGGCATTTCCAAGGCCATGACCTACTTCGAGCCGGGCCTGCGCTCGGTTCTGAAGAAGGGTGGCTTCCTGACCCGCGACAGCCGCGTTGTCGAGCGTAAGAAATACGGCAAGGCCAAGGCCCGCCGTTCGTTCCAGTTCTCCAAGCGTTAA
- a CDS encoding CoA-binding protein, producing the protein MNHDRYDDAYIADILKTVKTIAVLGASPNPARPSFGVIGFLLSKGYRVIPVNPGQAGKTIQGQTVYGTLGAVPDAVDMVDVFRAPEFLEEVVDEVLALPARPKVLWTQLGVRDDAAAARAEAAGIKVVQDRCPAIEYPRLLGH; encoded by the coding sequence ATGAATCACGATCGATATGACGACGCTTATATTGCAGACATCCTGAAGACGGTGAAGACGATCGCGGTGCTGGGTGCCTCTCCCAATCCGGCCCGGCCGAGCTTTGGCGTGATCGGCTTTCTCTTGTCCAAAGGCTATCGTGTGATCCCGGTCAACCCGGGCCAGGCCGGCAAGACGATCCAGGGCCAGACCGTCTACGGCACGCTCGGCGCGGTTCCGGATGCCGTCGACATGGTGGATGTCTTTCGCGCGCCGGAATTTCTGGAGGAGGTGGTCGACGAGGTGCTGGCATTGCCCGCCAGGCCGAAGGTTCTCTGGACCCAGCTCGGCGTGCGAGACGACGCCGCAGCCGCCCGTGCGGAGGCAGCTGGCATCAAGGTCGTCCAGGACCGTTGCCCGGCCATCGAATATCCGCGCCTGCTCGGCCATTGA
- the speB gene encoding agmatinase, with amino-acid sequence MASRSIDNAFTAKGLRGAASDPTYAGALSFMRRPFSKAVEDADAVILGIPFDAAVSNRPGARFGPQAIRRASAIFDNDPQYPFARDLFESMAVADYGDVLLDYGNHQATPALIEQEAARIIAGGAYLLGLGGDHFVTWPLLRAHFAKHGPLALVHFDAHQDTWDDDGQRIDHGSFVARAVREGVIDAGHSIQIGIRTQAPADFGIRILFGHEVEDMGAEAIAQTILNHVGQRPCYLTFDIDCLDPAFAPGTGTPVAGGPSSARILSVLRKLGPLDIRGSDVVEVAPAYDHADITAIAGATVAMYMLGLRAERLSAAR; translated from the coding sequence ATGGCTTCCAGATCCATCGACAATGCATTCACGGCCAAGGGCTTGCGCGGTGCCGCCAGCGACCCGACCTATGCCGGGGCGCTGTCCTTCATGCGGCGCCCCTTTTCCAAGGCCGTCGAAGACGCCGATGCGGTCATTCTCGGCATTCCCTTCGATGCGGCGGTCTCCAATCGTCCGGGCGCGCGCTTCGGGCCGCAGGCCATTCGCCGCGCCTCCGCGATCTTCGACAATGATCCGCAATATCCCTTTGCCCGCGATCTTTTCGAAAGCATGGCGGTGGCGGATTACGGCGATGTTCTGCTGGATTACGGCAATCACCAGGCGACGCCGGCGCTGATCGAGCAGGAAGCTGCCAGGATCATCGCCGGCGGCGCCTATCTGCTCGGCCTCGGCGGTGACCATTTCGTCACCTGGCCGCTACTCAGGGCCCATTTTGCCAAGCACGGACCGCTGGCACTGGTGCATTTCGACGCCCATCAGGACACTTGGGATGATGACGGACAACGCATCGACCACGGCTCCTTCGTCGCCCGCGCCGTGCGCGAGGGCGTCATCGATGCGGGCCATTCGATCCAGATCGGCATCCGCACGCAAGCACCGGCGGATTTCGGCATCCGCATCCTCTTCGGCCATGAGGTGGAGGATATGGGCGCCGAGGCGATCGCGCAGACGATCCTCAACCATGTCGGCCAGCGCCCTTGCTATCTGACCTTCGATATCGATTGCCTCGACCCGGCCTTTGCTCCCGGAACGGGCACACCTGTCGCCGGCGGCCCGTCCTCGGCCAGGATCCTCTCGGTGCTGCGCAAGCTCGGCCCTCTCGACATTCGCGGCTCGGATGTGGTGGAGGTGGCGCCGGCCTATGATCATGCCGATATTACCGCCATTGCCGGTGCAACCGTCGCCATGTATATGCTTGGCCTGCGGGCGGAGCGGCTTTCCGCTGCCCGTTAA
- a CDS encoding type II toxin-antitoxin system Phd/YefM family antitoxin produces MRHVTIAEAKEHFDELIALVREGETVILTEGGQTVGELKATPPVPKKVDIEALKRDLAELRASMKGVTLQELMSYRHEGHHR; encoded by the coding sequence ATGCGCCATGTCACCATTGCGGAAGCCAAGGAACATTTCGATGAGCTGATTGCGCTGGTGCGCGAGGGCGAAACGGTCATCCTGACCGAGGGCGGGCAGACGGTGGGTGAACTGAAAGCGACACCACCTGTGCCGAAGAAGGTGGATATCGAGGCGCTGAAGCGGGATCTGGCCGAGTTGCGTGCCTCGATGAAGGGCGTTACGCTTCAAGAGTTGATGAGCTATCGCCACGAAGGACATCATCGTTGA
- a CDS encoding type II toxin-antitoxin system VapC family toxin, with protein sequence MTLLIIDASIAAAWLLPDEDNPRGQLWLERVITNGAFVPVIWHYEVRNVLRICERRGRLGSLAMTKALETIATLPITTGNLNGWDQVMRLSARHNLTIYDAAYLELALRLEGQLATFDRALAAAAHAHGVLANL encoded by the coding sequence TTGACACTGCTCATCATCGATGCGTCCATCGCCGCGGCATGGCTTTTGCCAGACGAGGACAATCCGCGTGGCCAGTTGTGGCTGGAGCGCGTGATCACGAATGGTGCGTTTGTGCCCGTCATCTGGCACTATGAAGTGCGGAATGTGCTTCGCATTTGCGAGAGACGCGGACGCCTTGGCTCTCTCGCAATGACAAAGGCTCTGGAGACCATCGCAACATTGCCTATTACAACAGGCAACCTCAATGGCTGGGACCAGGTTATGCGGTTGAGCGCCCGCCACAACCTCACCATCTACGATGCGGCCTATCTGGAACTGGCCCTCAGGCTGGAGGGGCAGCTGGCGACCTTTGACAGGGCCTTGGCCGCTGCGGCACATGCCCATGGCGTGCTCGCCAATCTTTGA
- the ggt gene encoding gamma-glutamyltransferase, protein MRHSSPTGHQNDYPLCKAPALPPSPVKPAALRRPVLYAIAVTALAGALLSTGLRAPALAQQASDTAIPEKATETTSAKRVEASSFMVAAANPLAAQAGHAILEKGGNAVDALVAVQTVLGLVEPQSSGLGGGAFLVYYDGASGKLTTFDGRETAPMEAHPKLFLDEKGQPLTFMDAVVGGRSVGTPGTVRLMEDVHKRFGKLAWADLFAPAEKLASEGFSVSPRLAGLVAGEGDKLKRYQPTTRYFFGPDGAPLKAGTLLKNPDYAATLQAIAKGGAEAFYTGPIAEAIVRTVREAEGNPGTLSLRDLSNYRVKERPPVCVAYRALDICGMGPPSSGAVAVGQMLGMLENFDLKGFGPDNVESWRLIGDAQRLAFADRERYLADTDFVPAPIKGLLSKDYLGSRADLLDTDRALSAEQAKAGEPSWDHALLFGRDAAIELPSTSHFSIVDSQGNVVSMTTTIENGFGSRLMTNGFLLNNELTDFSFKTHDAGVPIANRVEPGKRPRSSMAPTIVMQDGKPLLAIGSPGGSQIIGYVAQALIAYIDWGMPVEEIVAQPHLINRFGRYDIEAGTAAERFAAPLEAIGYEVKAGEMTSGLQAIEITAKGLAGSADPRREGVATGR, encoded by the coding sequence ATGCGGCACTCATCCCCGACAGGGCACCAGAACGATTATCCGCTTTGCAAAGCGCCCGCCTTGCCGCCAAGTCCCGTCAAGCCAGCCGCCCTGCGGCGACCGGTCCTGTACGCCATTGCCGTCACGGCTCTTGCCGGCGCGCTGCTTTCAACCGGTCTGCGAGCCCCGGCCCTGGCGCAGCAGGCATCCGATACGGCGATCCCCGAAAAGGCGACCGAGACCACATCGGCCAAGCGGGTCGAAGCGTCATCCTTCATGGTTGCGGCCGCCAATCCGCTGGCGGCGCAGGCCGGCCACGCTATCCTCGAAAAGGGCGGCAATGCCGTGGATGCGCTGGTGGCGGTGCAGACGGTTCTCGGCCTCGTCGAGCCGCAGAGCTCCGGCCTCGGCGGCGGCGCCTTCCTTGTCTATTACGATGGGGCATCCGGCAAACTCACCACATTCGACGGGCGCGAGACGGCGCCCATGGAGGCGCATCCCAAGCTTTTCCTGGACGAGAAGGGGCAGCCGCTGACCTTCATGGACGCCGTTGTCGGTGGCCGCTCGGTCGGCACGCCGGGCACGGTGCGGCTGATGGAGGATGTGCACAAGCGTTTCGGCAAGCTTGCCTGGGCCGATCTCTTCGCGCCGGCGGAAAAGCTTGCCAGCGAAGGATTTTCGGTCTCTCCGAGGCTTGCGGGCCTGGTGGCCGGCGAAGGCGACAAGCTGAAGCGCTATCAGCCGACGACCCGCTATTTCTTCGGTCCGGACGGCGCGCCGCTCAAGGCGGGGACGCTCCTGAAAAATCCGGATTACGCCGCAACCCTTCAGGCCATTGCCAAGGGTGGCGCCGAGGCCTTCTATACCGGACCGATCGCGGAAGCGATCGTCAGGACGGTGCGCGAGGCCGAAGGCAATCCCGGCACGCTCTCGCTTCGCGATCTCTCCAATTACCGGGTGAAGGAGCGCCCGCCGGTCTGCGTCGCCTATCGGGCGCTCGATATATGCGGCATGGGTCCGCCCTCGTCCGGCGCCGTTGCGGTCGGCCAGATGCTCGGCATGCTCGAGAATTTCGACCTCAAGGGTTTCGGCCCGGACAATGTGGAAAGCTGGCGGCTGATCGGCGATGCCCAGCGGCTCGCCTTTGCCGATCGCGAGCGCTATCTCGCCGATACCGATTTCGTTCCCGCGCCGATCAAGGGGCTTTTGTCGAAGGATTATCTCGGCAGCCGCGCCGATCTGCTGGACACCGACCGGGCCCTCTCCGCCGAACAGGCCAAGGCCGGCGAGCCGAGCTGGGATCATGCGCTTCTCTTCGGCCGCGACGCGGCCATCGAACTTCCCTCCACCAGCCATTTCAGCATTGTCGACAGCCAGGGCAATGTCGTCTCGATGACGACGACCATCGAAAACGGCTTCGGCTCGCGCTTGATGACCAACGGCTTCCTCCTCAACAACGAGCTGACCGACTTCTCGTTCAAGACGCATGATGCCGGCGTGCCGATCGCCAATCGCGTCGAGCCCGGCAAGCGGCCCCGCTCCTCCATGGCGCCGACCATCGTGATGCAGGACGGCAAGCCGCTGCTGGCCATCGGTTCGCCCGGCGGCAGCCAGATCATCGGCTATGTGGCCCAGGCGCTGATCGCCTATATCGACTGGGGCATGCCGGTGGAGGAAATCGTTGCGCAGCCGCATCTCATCAACCGCTTCGGCCGCTATGATATCGAGGCTGGCACCGCGGCCGAACGTTTCGCAGCGCCGCTGGAGGCGATCGGCTACGAGGTGAAGGCCGGCGAGATGACATCGGGGCTGCAGGCGATCGAGATCACCGCCAAGGGCCTCGCCGGCAGCGCCGATCCGAGACGCGAAGGTGTGGCGACCGGCCGCTAA